GTGAACCTATCACTGAAAAACAAGGGATTGATAGAAATTTTAATTCTGACAGCCCGGGAGGTGAGATGACCTTTTTAGCAGAAGTCAGATGGATTCCCCTGGAGGGTGGATTCTATGGCCTGGTGGCCAAAGACGGCAGACGTTTTCTGCCCGTCAACCTGCCCCCGGAGTTCAGGCAGGATGGATTGGATGTCTGGGTCAGAGGAAAACCCGCAGATGTAGCCACCATTCAGATGTGGGGGACGCCTTTTGAGATTTATGAGATAAAAGTCAGCGAAGAGCCTTGAGCATTAAAGTTAAAAATCAGGCCTTGAAGTCAGCATACTGACTACACATTTTTTTCCAGAGAGACAAATTCCTCCATGGCATTATCAATCTCAAAGAGTATGCGCCCTGTCTTTAATGCCTGAATTGACAGGGGATTGGCATCATTAACCATGTTCCTGAAAGAATCAATTCCATAGCTGAAGAAATTCAGCACCCCAGACGGGTCACGCTCCCTCAGAAAAAGATTATCTTTCAGGAAATCAACTGGAGTTCTGTATAGTACGAGTATATTTACCGGAAGTGAAGGGGGTGGCACATCTTCCCCTTCCGGATTGAAGACGACCACTGCGAGGGTATCAGCACCCCTGTCTTCATGGAGGCGAAGGATAAAATTCGAGAGCGGTTCAAAGAAAAACAGATCAACCCAACTCTGTCTCAACAAATCCCAGGATAGCCTTTGCACTGTCGATTGCCTCCTTTGCGGTCTCCTCATCAAAGTAATCCTTTGGAGCGCCTTTTTCAAAACAATAAGGATATCTTGATGGAACAAAAAAGGTGTCAAGAAGACGCGCCTTATGCAGTAATTGCTTTGTTGCAGTCTCCACCCTGCTCAGAAGAAAATAGACCGATGAACCTGTTGCAGTTATGCCCTTCCTCGTAAGGAGCCCTGTAACCCCAAGCATGGCAGCATGGTGGGAAAGAAAACAGGCATCCTCATAAAAAC
This window of the Nitrospirota bacterium genome carries:
- a CDS encoding HEPN domain-containing protein; this encodes MRVTDWINQAKRTVASAEHSKSGGFYEDACFLSHHAAMLGVTGLLTRKGITATGSSVYFLLSRVETATKQLLHKARLLDTFFVPSRYPYCFEKGAPKDYFDEETAKEAIDSAKAILGFVETELG